One stretch of candidate division TA06 bacterium DNA includes these proteins:
- a CDS encoding pantoate--beta-alanine ligase has product MKVVKTIKQVRQIIAFQKKQDKRVGFVPTMGALHEGHLSLIRLARKNSDFVVVSIFVNPTQFGPKEDFKKYPRDLKKDAALCQTAGADLIFAPAPEEIYPKNFSTYVNVEHLTEGLCGASRPGHFRGVATVVSKLFNIVQPDTAVFGQKDAQQLAVIRRMTADLDLPVKIIGAPIVREGDGLAMSSRNAYLTPEERKQAVALNRALKLAGLKVRNGVKDVKVIKAEMIKLLKRDAPLGEIDYIEIVDNETLKPVKIIKKNVFIALAVIFPNARLIDNIIV; this is encoded by the coding sequence ATGAAAGTAGTTAAGACCATAAAACAAGTCAGGCAGATCATTGCTTTTCAGAAGAAGCAGGACAAGCGGGTCGGCTTTGTGCCCACCATGGGAGCGTTGCACGAAGGGCACCTGTCATTGATACGGCTGGCCAGGAAGAATTCCGACTTCGTCGTGGTATCCATTTTTGTGAACCCAACCCAGTTCGGACCGAAGGAAGATTTCAAGAAATATCCCCGGGACCTTAAAAAGGATGCGGCGCTCTGCCAGACCGCAGGGGCGGACCTTATATTCGCGCCCGCGCCGGAAGAGATATATCCCAAGAACTTTTCCACCTACGTCAACGTAGAGCACCTGACCGAGGGGCTGTGCGGGGCCTCCAGGCCCGGGCATTTCCGGGGCGTGGCCACGGTAGTCAGCAAGCTGTTTAACATCGTCCAACCTGACACAGCGGTCTTCGGGCAGAAGGACGCCCAGCAGCTGGCAGTGATCAGGCGAATGACGGCGGACCTGGACCTGCCGGTCAAGATCATAGGAGCGCCGATAGTGCGGGAAGGGGACGGTCTGGCCATGAGCTCGCGCAATGCGTATCTGACCCCGGAGGAACGCAAGCAGGCTGTGGCTTTGAACCGGGCGCTGAAGCTGGCGGGGCTAAAAGTTAGAAACGGAGTAAAGGATGTAAAGGTAATAAAGGCGGAGATGATCAAGTTGCTGAAGCGCGATGCCCCGCTGGGGGAAATTGATTACATTGAGATAGTGGATAATGAGACTTTGAAGCCTGTAAAAATAATTAAGAAGAATGTATTTATTGCTTTGGCGGTGATATTCCCAAATGCAAGGTTGATAGATAATATTATCGTTTGA
- a CDS encoding carbon-nitrogen hydrolase family protein: MKIGTFQFAGSHNIENNYLAIIRGINKAVEQNVEVLLMQECALCGYYEQMIKDESIYDLKKQDTYQEKIQQAIDKTNITLIFGRVQKWEHQIYNAVAILHKNKNCSYYAKRALWGWDKNNFSRGTEKGFFNVGNIRYATRICYETEFPEYFRELFNEKIPIALISYAYTGHEDDLDKYDLTKGHLRTRALENSIFVVSANDISRYQLGPTAIINPSGRIVKIASRTEEELLVFDYEDYPMTFGRQGIIENSEYVLKKGK; encoded by the coding sequence ATGAAAATTGGTACATTTCAATTTGCGGGCAGTCATAATATTGAAAACAACTACTTAGCTATCATTCGCGGAATAAATAAAGCCGTTGAACAGAATGTGGAAGTGTTGTTGATGCAAGAATGCGCTTTATGCGGGTATTATGAGCAAATGATAAAGGACGAAAGCATCTATGACCTTAAGAAGCAGGATACATATCAAGAAAAAATACAACAAGCGATCGACAAAACGAATATTACCCTGATATTTGGCAGAGTACAGAAATGGGAACACCAAATTTATAACGCAGTAGCAATTTTGCATAAAAACAAAAACTGCTCATATTATGCTAAAAGGGCATTATGGGGATGGGATAAAAATAATTTTTCCAGAGGTACTGAAAAAGGTTTTTTTAATGTCGGGAATATCAGATATGCCACAAGGATATGCTACGAAACGGAATTTCCAGAATACTTCAGGGAACTGTTCAACGAAAAAATACCAATCGCACTTATCAGTTATGCCTATACGGGCCATGAGGACGATCTCGACAAGTATGATTTGACCAAGGGGCATTTGCGAACCAGGGCTTTGGAAAATTCAATTTTTGTTGTTTCGGCGAACGATATCTCAAGGTATCAATTGGGGCCGACGGCCATAATAAACCCCTCTGGAAGAATTGTTAAGATTGCATCACGAACCGAAGAAGAATTATTAGTATTCGATTATGAAGATTACCCTATGACTTTTGGCCGACAAGGAATCATAGAGAATTCC